The following DNA comes from Hahella chejuensis KCTC 2396.
GGCGCAATTACGCTGAGCACGCCCGGGAATTAAACAATCCGGTGCCGACCACCCCCATCCTGTTCATCAAGCCGAGCACGGCGGTGGTGGATATGCGGGGCCCACTCGTTATTCCTGAGGGGGATGTGCATTATGAAACGGAAATCGCCTTGCTGATCGGCAAGACGTTGAAAAACGCGACGCCCCAGGAAGCGCGTAGCGCTGTCATCGGCGTTGGGCTGGCCCTGGACCTGACCCGTCGCGACCTGCAATCCGCTCTGAAGGAAAAAGGCCTTCCGTGGGAAGTCGCCAAAAGCTTCGATGGCGCCTGCCCGTTGTCGGATTTCGTTTCCGTGACGGCGCAAGACGACCTTGCCGACCTGACTTTCAGCATGTATTTGAACGGCGAACTGCGCCAGGACGGCAAAGCGTCGGACATGATTACCGCGATAGCGCCTCTCCTGGCCTATATGTCCTCTCACTTCACATTGATGCCAGGCGATGTGGCGCTTACCGGCACGCCGGCGGGCGTTGGTCGTCTGCAATCCGGCGATCGCGTTGAGCTGTCTCTGTCACTGGGTCT
Coding sequences within:
- a CDS encoding fumarylacetoacetate hydrolase family protein; amino-acid sequence: MVKARFIGGGDFESQIGKVVCVGRNYAEHARELNNPVPTTPILFIKPSTAVVDMRGPLVIPEGDVHYETEIALLIGKTLKNATPQEARSAVIGVGLALDLTRRDLQSALKEKGLPWEVAKSFDGACPLSDFVSVTAQDDLADLTFSMYLNGELRQDGKASDMITAIAPLLAYMSSHFTLMPGDVALTGTPAGVGRLQSGDRVELSLSLGLDIATSVV